The following are from one region of the Paenibacillus bovis genome:
- a CDS encoding BglG family transcription antiterminator, producing MEKLTARLTMMLQFLVGSHGEYITIRDLSDHLDVSEKTVKRELPAAEEWLRKHKLKLLRKPGTGLALEGSESDFASTQRELEEQTPRKDYTREERHYFIISELLLSKEPIKLYSFASQFKVTEGTLSNDLDRIEQWLSSFGITLVRKPGLGIYVEGTESHIRSALIHLLYESVDEYQLNHLVREPLAVDEEAGRVQFHIRNRLLNLVDDGMMDQLQQYLSDLERDTRIKLTDSAYIGLTVHLALAIERIRRGQRIVIAPRILDELKQLSEFQTARKLAERLEQSFDIAIPEDEMGYITMHLKGAETRLNAESDPYYEHVSFELVKLARDILKMAESETGFELKGNSKLFAGFINHLGPAIERLRLGLDIRNPLLTQIKEQYGPTFEIARKCSRLLGEFTHREVPEAEIGYLAMHIGAMSEYAAAQRKPVKAIIACASGLGTSSLLSIRVKREFPSLQIIDVVSSAEAVKLENRADIIISTVEVDSQLPTVRVSPLLSPEDIRDIRSAVSRLEVSAEHSHMDSVAADPATRLTDTLGNHKETLTGILDLTAGLVIKDQFPVSSVSDLIHRIAGMFTASAERSSILEQELHERERMGETVLSQDGLILLHCRSSVVNKLFLGIIRFSEPISAVSSPTELYAAIVLLAPRDSSKAYLEAVNEVSKSLIDRPGFVTRLVSDPPAGLQAEISSMMKDLYTRKIEQYMMEVEQL from the coding sequence TTGGAGAAGCTGACCGCACGGCTCACGATGATGCTGCAGTTTCTGGTCGGTTCCCATGGAGAGTATATTACAATCCGTGACCTATCAGATCATCTGGATGTGAGTGAGAAAACGGTCAAGCGTGAATTGCCGGCTGCCGAAGAGTGGCTGCGCAAGCACAAGCTGAAGCTGCTTCGCAAACCGGGTACGGGACTTGCCCTGGAAGGCAGTGAATCCGACTTTGCCAGTACACAGCGTGAACTGGAAGAACAGACACCCCGGAAAGACTATACCCGCGAAGAACGGCATTACTTCATTATCAGCGAGCTTCTCCTGTCCAAAGAACCGATTAAACTATATTCGTTTGCATCCCAGTTCAAAGTAACGGAAGGCACACTGAGTAATGATCTCGACCGAATTGAACAGTGGTTGTCCTCTTTTGGCATTACACTGGTTCGCAAACCGGGGCTTGGCATCTATGTCGAAGGCACCGAGAGTCATATCCGCTCTGCATTGATTCATCTGTTATACGAGAGTGTCGATGAATACCAGCTGAATCATCTGGTACGCGAGCCACTGGCTGTCGATGAAGAAGCCGGACGTGTCCAGTTCCATATTCGCAATCGATTGTTGAATCTGGTCGATGACGGAATGATGGACCAGCTCCAGCAGTATCTCAGCGATCTGGAACGAGATACCCGTATCAAGCTGACCGATAGCGCATACATCGGTCTGACTGTACATCTGGCACTGGCGATTGAGCGCATCCGGCGCGGACAGCGCATTGTAATCGCGCCCCGTATCCTGGATGAGCTCAAGCAGCTCAGTGAATTCCAGACGGCTCGTAAACTGGCGGAACGTCTGGAGCAATCTTTTGACATTGCGATTCCTGAAGATGAAATGGGTTATATCACCATGCATCTCAAAGGAGCCGAGACTCGCCTCAATGCCGAATCAGACCCGTATTACGAGCATGTCAGCTTTGAACTGGTCAAGCTGGCGCGGGATATTCTCAAAATGGCCGAGTCCGAGACCGGATTTGAACTCAAAGGCAACAGCAAACTGTTCGCCGGATTTATCAACCATCTCGGTCCGGCAATTGAGCGGCTCCGTCTGGGACTCGATATTCGCAATCCACTGCTGACTCAGATCAAAGAGCAGTACGGGCCGACTTTTGAGATTGCGCGCAAATGCTCCCGGCTGCTCGGTGAATTCACTCACCGGGAAGTGCCGGAGGCCGAAATTGGCTATCTGGCCATGCATATCGGCGCCATGTCCGAATACGCAGCCGCCCAGCGCAAGCCGGTCAAAGCAATTATCGCCTGCGCAAGCGGACTGGGAACATCCAGCCTGCTTTCGATCAGGGTCAAGCGGGAATTCCCGTCCCTGCAGATTATTGATGTAGTCTCTTCCGCAGAAGCCGTCAAGCTGGAGAACCGGGCAGATATTATTATCTCTACCGTCGAAGTCGACAGCCAGCTGCCGACTGTTCGTGTCTCTCCCCTGCTCTCACCGGAAGATATCCGCGATATCCGCAGTGCTGTCTCCCGGCTGGAAGTGAGCGCAGAGCATAGTCATATGGATTCGGTAGCTGCCGATCCGGCTACACGCCTGACCGATACACTCGGCAATCATAAAGAAACACTGACCGGTATTCTCGATCTGACAGCCGGGCTGGTGATCAAGGATCAATTCCCGGTCTCCTCTGTCTCTGATCTGATCCACCGGATCGCCGGTATGTTTACCGCTTCCGCCGAACGCTCCAGCATTCTGGAACAGGAGCTGCATGAACGTGAACGTATGGGCGAGACGGTACTGTCACAGGACGGACTGATCCTGCTTCACTGCCGATCCAGTGTAGTAAACAAGCTGTTCCTCGGCATTATCCGGTTCAGCGAACCAATCTCGGCAGTTAGCAGTCCAACCGAACTGTATGCCGCTATCGTGCTGCTTGCCCCGAGGGACAGCAGCAAAGCCTATCTTGAAGCCGTAAACGAAGTCAGTAAATCGCTGATCGACCGTCCCGGCTTTGTTACCCGGCTGGTCTCCGATCCCCCTGCCGGACTTCAGGCAGAGATCTCCAGCATGATGAAAGATCTGTACACACGCAAAATAGAACAATATATGATGGAGGTCGAACAATTATGA
- a CDS encoding SGNH/GDSL hydrolase family protein → MNKNQIHNQQRVLFQGDSITDGNRGRDADPNHIMGHGYAFWIAAELGHAMAPTQPEFLNRGISGNRITDLQARWNEDTLQLQPDIISILIGVNDILMSIMKPGGFDKIAYENVYRHLLQHTQSELPEVQWILCEPFILRGGHTDADWGGWQAAAADCAAVVRRLAKEFNAVFVPLQDVFDDACAVAPASYWIWDGIHPTTAGHGLLAKRWLEVVQNSPARIG, encoded by the coding sequence GTGAACAAAAATCAGATACATAATCAGCAGCGAGTTTTGTTTCAGGGGGATTCGATTACGGATGGTAATCGTGGACGTGACGCCGATCCCAATCATATTATGGGCCATGGTTATGCATTCTGGATTGCGGCTGAATTGGGACATGCGATGGCACCAACCCAGCCGGAATTCCTGAATCGGGGGATCAGCGGTAATCGTATTACCGATCTGCAGGCTCGCTGGAACGAAGATACCCTCCAGCTGCAGCCGGATATCATCAGTATCCTGATTGGTGTTAATGATATCCTGATGTCGATAATGAAGCCGGGAGGCTTCGATAAAATAGCGTATGAAAACGTCTATCGTCATCTATTGCAGCATACGCAGTCAGAGCTGCCGGAAGTTCAATGGATACTATGCGAGCCGTTCATTTTGCGAGGCGGACATACCGATGCAGATTGGGGCGGCTGGCAAGCGGCGGCAGCAGACTGCGCGGCAGTGGTACGGAGACTGGCAAAGGAATTCAATGCCGTCTTCGTCCCGTTGCAGGATGTTTTTGACGATGCCTGTGCAGTAGCGCCTGCTTCGTACTGGATATGGGATGGTATCCATCCAACAACTGCCGGTCACGGGCTGCTGGCGAAGCGATGGCTGGAGGTCGTCCAGAACAGTCCGGCTCGAATTGGCTAA
- a CDS encoding cation diffusion facilitator family transporter has translation MSRTLNSSMLAAWASLVSNIILTLLKLIVGVLFNSQVLIADGIHNAGDVIASATALGSMRISSMPPDEDHPYGHGKAEVVGASVVAGILLIAALYIGYHSFMLLFEPPSQPHIIALIAAFISLVWKLVLYVYTMRIGRETNSKGLIATAQDHLADVYASAAACAGIGLGLIGEAYGWSLLSYGDPLAGMIVALLILKLAYETGRDSIDILMEKAVHPEKIEAYAAVLKNMPEVKRIDRIRAREHGQYIVVDVRIGVDATLTIQQGHDISRVMKKNIMTADTQVTEVLVHLNPWYAGEEPEHEVTVEFDSRKPL, from the coding sequence ATGAGTAGAACTCTTAATTCATCCATGCTTGCAGCCTGGGCCAGTCTGGTCAGTAATATTATCCTGACCCTGCTCAAGCTGATCGTCGGTGTACTGTTCAACAGTCAGGTATTGATTGCGGACGGTATTCATAATGCAGGCGATGTGATCGCTTCGGCGACAGCGCTCGGCTCCATGCGCATCTCGTCCATGCCGCCCGATGAAGACCATCCGTATGGTCACGGCAAAGCCGAGGTCGTCGGAGCCAGCGTAGTAGCCGGTATCCTGCTGATTGCGGCGTTATACATCGGTTATCATTCGTTTATGCTGCTGTTCGAGCCACCTTCACAGCCGCATATTATTGCGCTGATCGCCGCATTTATTTCTCTGGTCTGGAAATTGGTACTGTATGTATACACGATGCGGATCGGACGCGAGACCAACAGCAAAGGCCTAATCGCGACAGCACAGGATCATCTGGCAGACGTATATGCCTCGGCAGCTGCCTGTGCCGGTATCGGTCTGGGTCTGATTGGTGAAGCGTACGGCTGGTCGTTGCTCTCGTATGGTGATCCGCTCGCCGGTATGATCGTCGCCCTGCTGATTCTCAAACTGGCTTATGAGACCGGACGCGACTCTATCGATATCCTGATGGAGAAAGCGGTTCATCCCGAGAAGATCGAAGCCTATGCTGCTGTGCTCAAAAATATGCCGGAAGTCAAACGAATCGACCGTATCCGTGCCCGTGAGCATGGTCAATATATTGTAGTCGATGTGCGAATCGGCGTAGACGCGACACTAACGATCCAGCAGGGACATGATATCTCACGAGTCATGAAGAAAAATATCATGACTGCGGATACACAAGTCACCGAAGTTCTCGTCCACCTGAACCCATGGTATGCCGGCGAGGAACCGGAGCATGAAGTAACCGTGGAATTCGATTCCAGAAAACCGCTGTAA
- a CDS encoding alpha-glycosidase has product MLIEAVYHRPKLNWGYPYDRETIHLRLRTKKQDVKQAWAIAGDKYMWEKSKELVPMSIFATDDLFDYWECAVKPPYRRLKYGFKLADDQEEIWMDEDKFGAEEPQMDRLFDIPFINPVDVFTTPEWVKDAVFYQIFPERFANGDTSNDPEGTLPWGGKPEWNNFFGGDLQGIIDHLDHLTELGVNAIYLCPIFKATTNHKYDTEDYMKIDPSFGDEETLKKLVNTCHSKGIRVMFDAVFNHSGKTFAPFVDVQEKGENSKYKDWFHVRKFPLAVEDGIPTYDTFDFEPLMPKLNTENPEVKEYLLGVARYWAEEYGIDGWRLDVADEVDHQFWREFRLTLKNINPDIYILGEIWHESIPWLQGDQFDSVMNYPFKNAVTDFFIKDVTDAQTFSHAIGNQMSRYPRQVAEVAFNLIDSHDTPRALTVAGGDKNRLKLAALFQMTFTGAPCIYYGDEIGMEGEGDPDCRRCMVWEKEEQDRELFAYYQQIIAMRKQYPALRQGTFRFLHSRKGSNELVYERFDEQEKFIIALNSSSEPIDIEIDIKGTHWEDVLENREVELEGGILKYQLPAYGYQVLRCLDKDKKPQQTG; this is encoded by the coding sequence ATGCTGATCGAAGCCGTCTATCACCGTCCAAAATTGAACTGGGGTTATCCGTACGACCGCGAGACGATCCATCTGCGTCTGCGCACGAAAAAGCAGGACGTCAAGCAGGCCTGGGCAATCGCCGGTGACAAGTACATGTGGGAAAAATCCAAAGAATTGGTACCGATGAGTATTTTCGCTACCGATGATCTGTTCGATTACTGGGAATGTGCCGTTAAGCCGCCATACCGTCGTCTCAAGTATGGTTTCAAGTTGGCGGATGACCAGGAAGAAATCTGGATGGATGAAGACAAATTTGGCGCGGAAGAACCGCAGATGGATCGTCTGTTTGATATTCCTTTCATCAATCCGGTCGATGTATTCACTACGCCGGAATGGGTAAAAGACGCTGTGTTTTATCAGATTTTCCCGGAGCGCTTTGCCAATGGCGATACGTCCAACGATCCGGAAGGCACGCTGCCATGGGGCGGCAAGCCGGAGTGGAACAATTTCTTTGGCGGTGATCTGCAGGGCATTATCGATCATCTGGACCATCTGACCGAGCTGGGCGTGAACGCGATCTATCTGTGCCCTATTTTCAAAGCGACCACCAACCATAAATACGATACCGAAGATTATATGAAGATCGACCCGAGCTTTGGCGACGAAGAAACGCTCAAAAAGCTCGTCAACACCTGCCACAGCAAAGGCATCCGCGTGATGTTCGATGCGGTATTCAACCATTCCGGCAAAACGTTTGCTCCCTTCGTCGATGTACAGGAAAAAGGCGAAAATTCCAAGTACAAAGACTGGTTCCATGTACGCAAATTCCCGCTGGCAGTCGAAGACGGAATTCCAACGTACGATACGTTTGACTTTGAGCCGCTGATGCCCAAGCTGAATACCGAGAATCCGGAAGTTAAAGAATACCTGCTCGGCGTAGCCCGTTATTGGGCGGAAGAATACGGTATCGACGGCTGGCGTCTGGATGTAGCGGACGAGGTGGATCACCAGTTCTGGCGTGAATTCCGCCTGACCCTGAAAAATATCAATCCGGATATTTATATCCTCGGCGAGATCTGGCACGAATCGATTCCATGGCTGCAGGGCGACCAATTCGACTCGGTGATGAACTATCCTTTCAAAAATGCCGTGACCGATTTCTTCATTAAAGATGTAACCGATGCGCAGACGTTCTCCCATGCGATCGGCAACCAGATGTCCCGCTATCCGCGTCAGGTGGCGGAAGTAGCCTTTAACCTGATCGACAGCCATGATACGCCGCGCGCACTGACTGTCGCAGGCGGTGACAAAAACCGTCTCAAGCTGGCCGCGCTGTTCCAGATGACCTTTACCGGGGCCCCTTGTATCTATTATGGAGACGAGATCGGAATGGAAGGCGAAGGCGATCCGGATTGCCGCCGCTGCATGGTCTGGGAAAAAGAAGAACAGGATCGCGAGCTGTTCGCCTACTACCAGCAGATCATCGCTATGCGCAAGCAGTATCCGGCGCTCCGTCAGGGTACATTCCGTTTCCTGCATTCCCGCAAGGGCAGCAACGAGCTGGTCTACGAACGATTTGATGAGCAGGAGAAATTCATTATTGCGCTCAACAGCTCCAGTGAACCAATCGATATTGAGATTGATATCAAAGGAACACACTGGGAAGATGTGCTGGAAAATCGCGAAGTGGAGCTGGAAGGCGGTATTCTGAAATACCAGCTTCCTGCCTATGGATACCAGGTGCTGCGCTGTCTGGACAAGGACAAAAAGCCACAGCAAACCGGCTGA
- a CDS encoding CoA transferase, whose amino-acid sequence MISQHTNNTETAAQLKEKIRQAEQNRADHTEFDIHHELEQLLNSMGLSAADSGGQITFTGKDPIVPSVLRLASSAGIGMVAKSVAAAKLWRMRGGKGQDISLDLRQILHRLSPFYDRKWEKLNGYSPASPSDPSQALKFDFYQTKDGKWVMPLEPYPKLKINTLKLLNCPDTPEAVAAAIAQWDSAELEEAGRRAGIVMPVARTVEEFLSDPVSDVIAAQPLIEIEKIGESDPEPLSTGASSPLEGIRALGMGHVIAGSGVGRALALHGADVLNIWRPGDWEVDTTYYTANVGMRSSTLEVADEQGQAKMQELLRDADIFFANRRPTYLERFGLSPEQAAAVRPGIIHVSVSLGGNEGPWADRIGFDQTAGTLTGVMCLEGTPDKPQLPAILVVNDYIISWLAAAGAMAALARRAEEGSSYRVHISLSRVSLWLMSMGLFDKEFAHRTAGSSEEHLYLDPELFTADTVCGHYQGVTDQVHMSETPGEYRTVLVPRGSCPPEWLE is encoded by the coding sequence ATGATATCCCAACATACGAATAACACCGAAACGGCAGCTCAGTTAAAAGAAAAAATCCGTCAGGCCGAACAGAATCGCGCGGATCATACAGAGTTTGATATTCATCATGAACTGGAACAGCTGCTGAACAGTATGGGATTATCCGCAGCCGACAGCGGCGGCCAGATTACTTTTACCGGCAAAGATCCTATTGTACCGAGCGTACTGCGCCTGGCCAGTTCGGCAGGTATCGGCATGGTCGCCAAATCGGTTGCTGCTGCCAAGCTATGGCGAATGCGCGGTGGCAAAGGGCAGGATATTTCGCTCGATCTGCGCCAGATTCTGCATCGTCTTTCTCCTTTTTATGATCGGAAATGGGAAAAGTTGAACGGCTATTCGCCAGCCAGTCCTTCCGATCCAAGTCAGGCACTGAAATTCGACTTTTACCAGACAAAGGATGGCAAATGGGTAATGCCGCTGGAGCCGTATCCAAAGCTGAAAATCAATACACTCAAACTGCTGAATTGCCCGGACACGCCGGAAGCGGTAGCTGCAGCCATTGCCCAGTGGGATTCTGCCGAACTGGAGGAAGCCGGACGTCGCGCCGGGATCGTCATGCCTGTCGCACGCACAGTCGAAGAGTTCCTGAGCGATCCGGTATCCGATGTGATCGCCGCCCAGCCGCTGATCGAGATTGAGAAGATTGGCGAGAGTGATCCCGAACCGTTGTCTACCGGCGCCTCTTCTCCTCTTGAAGGCATACGTGCGCTCGGTATGGGTCATGTCATCGCAGGTTCAGGAGTCGGACGTGCACTCGCACTGCATGGAGCGGATGTACTGAATATTTGGCGTCCGGGTGATTGGGAAGTAGATACGACCTATTACACTGCCAATGTGGGCATGCGCTCTTCGACGCTGGAGGTGGCAGATGAACAGGGCCAGGCCAAAATGCAGGAGCTGCTGCGCGACGCGGATATTTTCTTTGCCAATCGTCGCCCTACGTATCTGGAGCGCTTTGGTCTGAGTCCCGAACAAGCGGCTGCTGTACGTCCGGGTATTATTCATGTCTCGGTATCGCTCGGTGGCAATGAAGGCCCATGGGCAGACCGGATCGGATTCGACCAGACAGCCGGTACACTGACCGGCGTAATGTGTCTGGAAGGAACGCCGGACAAGCCGCAGCTGCCTGCGATTCTGGTCGTGAATGACTACATCATCTCATGGCTGGCTGCTGCCGGAGCAATGGCTGCACTGGCACGCCGCGCCGAGGAAGGCAGCAGCTACCGGGTGCATATTTCCCTGAGCCGGGTATCGCTATGGCTGATGTCGATGGGATTGTTTGATAAAGAGTTCGCTCACCGGACGGCGGGATCATCCGAAGAGCATCTTTATCTTGATCCGGAGTTGTTTACCGCAGATACGGTATGCGGACATTATCAGGGCGTGACGGATCAGGTGCATATGTCCGAGACACCGGGCGAGTACCGGACCGTGCTGGTACCCAGAGGATCATGTCCTCCGGAATGGCTGGAATAA
- a CDS encoding aldehyde dehydrogenase, with amino-acid sequence MLNVQPLVQQQRTFFYTGQTKDVSYRMTALRQLRQGIENYHQRILDALRADLNKSEAEAYGSEIRIVMGEIDFALEHLEQWAAPRQVPTAAALPDAVSTIYPEPYGVALIIAPWNYPFQLAFGPLVGAIAAGNCAVLKPSELTPAVSKLTYDLIHELFPEEYIAVVEGEVEASTALLKEKFDYIFFTGSTGVGRIVMRAAAEHLTPVTLELGGKSPSIVHHDADLKIAAQRLVRGKFLNAGQTCVAPDYLLVHKDVRSQLLELIQAEIKDKQGDDVLQNPDFPHIVNTRNFDRLSALMEGEEVLIGGRSVRDQLLIEPTLLGGIDWDSRIMQEEIFGPILPVIEYDDLNPLLDEIVSRPKPLALYLFTQDEQLQEQVLNTVSFGGGCINDTLSHMTSHYLPFGGVGESGMGSYHGQQSFEVFSHLKSVMKRNA; translated from the coding sequence ATGCTTAATGTACAACCACTCGTCCAGCAGCAGCGGACGTTCTTTTATACAGGCCAGACCAAAGACGTATCCTATCGTATGACTGCCCTGCGTCAATTGAGACAGGGTATTGAAAACTATCACCAACGTATTCTCGACGCACTGCGCGCCGATCTTAACAAATCCGAAGCCGAAGCCTACGGTTCGGAGATCCGCATCGTTATGGGCGAGATCGACTTTGCGCTGGAACATCTGGAGCAGTGGGCAGCACCTCGCCAGGTGCCGACTGCAGCAGCTCTGCCGGATGCGGTAAGCACCATTTATCCTGAACCTTACGGCGTGGCACTGATTATTGCGCCATGGAACTATCCGTTCCAGCTGGCATTCGGTCCACTGGTTGGTGCAATTGCAGCCGGTAACTGTGCGGTACTCAAGCCATCCGAGCTGACACCTGCCGTATCCAAATTGACCTACGATCTGATCCATGAATTGTTCCCGGAAGAATATATTGCTGTCGTAGAAGGCGAAGTAGAAGCCAGTACGGCGCTGCTCAAAGAGAAATTCGACTATATCTTCTTCACCGGCAGCACCGGCGTCGGCCGAATCGTGATGCGTGCAGCTGCAGAGCATCTGACTCCAGTAACCCTGGAACTAGGCGGCAAAAGCCCTAGCATCGTTCACCATGATGCCGATCTGAAGATTGCAGCGCAGCGCCTTGTACGCGGCAAGTTCCTCAATGCCGGTCAGACCTGCGTAGCGCCGGATTATCTGCTTGTCCACAAGGACGTACGCAGCCAGCTGCTGGAGTTGATCCAGGCAGAAATCAAGGACAAGCAGGGCGACGATGTACTGCAAAATCCGGATTTCCCGCATATCGTGAATACACGCAACTTTGACCGTCTGTCGGCTCTGATGGAAGGCGAAGAAGTGCTGATTGGCGGCCGCAGTGTACGTGATCAGCTGCTGATCGAGCCTACTCTCCTGGGCGGCATCGACTGGGATTCCCGGATTATGCAGGAAGAGATCTTCGGACCGATTCTGCCGGTGATTGAATATGACGACCTGAATCCTCTGCTGGACGAGATCGTAAGTCGTCCAAAACCGCTGGCATTGTACCTGTTTACCCAGGACGAACAACTGCAGGAGCAGGTGCTCAACACTGTATCCTTTGGCGGCGGATGTATCAATGACACGCTGTCCCATATGACTTCGCACTATCTGCCATTTGGCGGCGTAGGTGAAAGCGGCATGGGATCGTATCATGGACAACAGAGCTTTGAAGTATTCTCCCATCTGAAAAGTGTAATGAAACGCAACGCTTGA
- a CDS encoding TetR/AcrR family transcriptional regulator, which produces MKEHTVDPRVVRTRKALHDALKQLMQEQPYDKITIQDITKLATVNRKTFYLHYETKDHLLYAVTDGMLDELFGEARDAGSFEQSVDELQRYIAGRIFEYMIRYRRFFEVMFERKAMFNFVSYMKRYIARFYEEKFAELDDDKLPVHKDVIASYISSAYVGIIHWWLENGMPYTPEEMTEQMILLNSNGPIQIIRSYKDKS; this is translated from the coding sequence ATGAAAGAACATACCGTCGATCCGCGTGTCGTGCGCACAAGGAAAGCGCTGCATGATGCACTCAAGCAGCTGATGCAGGAGCAGCCGTATGACAAAATTACGATTCAGGATATTACCAAGCTGGCTACCGTGAACCGCAAAACCTTTTATCTGCATTATGAGACCAAGGACCATCTGCTGTATGCAGTTACGGACGGGATGCTGGATGAATTGTTTGGCGAGGCGAGGGATGCAGGTTCATTCGAACAGTCGGTGGACGAATTGCAGCGCTATATTGCGGGGCGCATTTTTGAGTATATGATTCGTTATCGGCGTTTTTTTGAAGTAATGTTTGAGCGCAAGGCGATGTTTAATTTTGTATCGTATATGAAAAGGTATATTGCGCGATTCTATGAGGAGAAGTTCGCCGAGCTGGATGACGACAAACTGCCTGTACACAAGGATGTAATCGCCAGCTATATCAGCTCTGCCTATGTAGGCATTATTCACTGGTGGCTGGAGAACGGCATGCCCTATACACCGGAGGAAATGACCGAGCAGATGATCCTGCTCAACTCCAATGGGCCAATCCAGATTATCCGCTCGTACAAGGATAAATCATAA